In Aestuariibaculum lutulentum, one DNA window encodes the following:
- a CDS encoding PorP/SprF family type IX secretion system membrane protein: MTKYLLHIILFLATTQFFFAQENGVVAFVLPVRTSLKFNKYAINPTFSFVREQNKFITFTNKREWVQFDDAPQTYLFSYSGRFAENRGMGIGLFQQDYGVLTTFGGIVNYAYNVVLDRDSNLTFGANLGFYQSGINEGRVVSNYSDPALQNIPNNSILTLNPGINYGTTFLDFGLALNNIVAYNLKSSNLLEENPEQGLQAHVMYTGFMDSRGFFDESKFSALLRTEFKKDKTIISGLAMIAVPKGIWAQAGYNSMYGISAGLGINISNQIAIEYNYEKAVGDLSSFGNSHEFTLAYKFKKQYRYNYSDEEQEEALLIQDKRTRQIAARRKANAATAKVDREALAVKREEERALMQIRLDSIAQAKVELRAKQKAAAAERIEEKKQANNTNIAKVVIPTEIVANKDDKDAEEAARLKAEQEERARLAEAARLKAAQEEQARLAEAARLRAQQQEQARLAEAARLKAAQEEQARLAEAARLRAQQQEQARLAEAARLKAEQEEQARLAEAARLKAEQEEQARLAEAARLKAEQEEQARLAEAARLKAEQEEQARLAEAARLKAEQEEQARVAAEKVSEVKESGIVIPEPTDENTDALSAVTRLALENQNIQKQLMIQLNEVLIIKEKDLKDLKEENDLSEQGIVSAPKAFKSVSAENAKLESIKLQLDNEINSQNEKIAELETLYSLRLKKVKDKRDETNIFYSRTINALKENQFQMIRTRENVLDKFESVRVATEIERKRRIKRALYDNEEDRYNKDRAALNSIKQFTKPSQLPLSDKDFDYGEELTGNIRIVKDVKHVESGYYLVLAVHSDVAKRDQFVQRAIEAGQKNIDFFFDVNTSKYYIYNDKYDSIETAKRALDNKGPQPYNSKMSMVKIENN, from the coding sequence ATGACTAAATATTTATTACATATCATTTTATTTTTAGCGACGACGCAGTTTTTCTTTGCTCAGGAAAATGGTGTTGTTGCTTTTGTATTACCAGTAAGAACGTCTTTAAAGTTTAATAAATATGCTATAAATCCGACCTTTAGTTTTGTTCGTGAGCAGAATAAATTCATCACATTCACGAATAAAAGAGAATGGGTACAGTTTGATGATGCTCCGCAGACCTATTTATTTAGCTACTCCGGAAGGTTTGCAGAAAATAGAGGTATGGGTATCGGTTTATTTCAGCAGGATTATGGTGTCCTTACCACTTTTGGAGGCATTGTAAACTATGCCTACAATGTAGTTTTAGACCGTGATAGTAATCTAACTTTTGGTGCCAACTTAGGATTTTACCAAAGTGGTATTAATGAAGGTCGTGTTGTTTCAAATTATTCCGATCCGGCATTACAAAATATCCCAAACAACTCAATTTTAACTTTAAATCCTGGAATTAATTACGGGACAACATTTTTAGATTTCGGATTAGCATTAAATAATATCGTTGCCTATAACTTAAAATCGTCTAATCTACTGGAAGAAAATCCAGAGCAAGGTTTACAGGCTCATGTGATGTATACTGGTTTTATGGACAGTCGCGGATTTTTCGATGAAAGCAAATTCAGCGCTCTATTAAGAACAGAATTTAAAAAGGACAAGACCATTATTTCCGGACTTGCCATGATTGCTGTTCCAAAAGGAATTTGGGCTCAAGCAGGATATAATAGCATGTATGGGATATCAGCAGGGTTAGGTATAAATATAAGCAACCAAATCGCCATTGAATATAATTATGAAAAGGCGGTTGGAGATTTATCATCTTTTGGAAATTCTCATGAATTTACTTTGGCCTATAAATTTAAAAAGCAATACAGATATAATTACAGTGATGAGGAGCAGGAAGAGGCTCTTTTAATTCAAGATAAGCGCACCAGACAAATTGCAGCAAGACGTAAAGCTAATGCAGCTACAGCTAAGGTAGATCGCGAGGCTTTAGCGGTCAAACGTGAAGAAGAGAGAGCATTAATGCAAATTAGATTGGATTCTATTGCGCAAGCAAAGGTAGAGTTACGAGCAAAACAAAAAGCTGCTGCTGCTGAACGTATTGAGGAGAAAAAACAAGCCAACAATACTAATATAGCTAAAGTTGTTATCCCTACAGAAATAGTAGCTAACAAAGATGATAAAGATGCGGAAGAAGCCGCAAGACTGAAAGCAGAACAAGAAGAGCGAGCCAGATTAGCTGAGGCTGCTAGATTAAAAGCAGCACAAGAAGAACAAGCTAGATTGGCTGAAGCTGCTAGATTAAGAGCACAACAGCAAGAGCAAGCGAGATTAGCAGAAGCTGCTAGATTAAAAGCAGCACAAGAAGAACAAGCCAGATTGGCTGAAGCTGCTAGATTAAGAGCACAACAGCAAGAGCAAGCGAGATTAGCAGAAGCCGCAAGATTGAAAGCAGAACAAGAAGAGCAAGCCAGGTTAGCAGAAGCTGCTAGATTAAAAGCAGAACAGGAAGAGCAAGCAAGATTGGCAGAAGCCGCTAGATTGAAAGCAGAGCAAGAAGAACAGGCGAGATTGGCAGAAGCTGCTAGATTAAAGGCAGAACAGGAAGAACAAGCAAGATTAGCTGAAGCCGCTAGATTAAAAGCAGAGCAGGAAGAACAGGCGAGAGTTGCTGCAGAAAAAGTGTCAGAAGTTAAAGAGAGTGGTATTGTTATTCCGGAACCAACGGACGAGAATACAGATGCTTTAAGTGCTGTAACCAGATTGGCTTTAGAAAATCAAAATATTCAAAAGCAATTAATGATTCAGTTAAATGAAGTGTTAATTATAAAAGAAAAAGATTTAAAAGATTTAAAAGAAGAAAACGATTTAAGCGAGCAAGGTATTGTGAGTGCACCAAAAGCATTCAAGAGTGTAAGTGCCGAAAATGCGAAACTGGAATCTATCAAATTGCAATTGGATAATGAGATTAATTCTCAAAATGAAAAAATTGCTGAATTAGAGACACTTTACAGTTTAAGACTTAAAAAAGTAAAAGATAAACGGGATGAAACAAATATATTCTATTCAAGAACAATTAATGCTTTAAAAGAAAATCAATTTCAAATGATTCGAACTAGAGAAAACGTGCTTGATAAGTTTGAAAGTGTAAGAGTAGCCACAGAGATAGAGCGTAAGCGTAGAATTAAACGTGCACTTTACGATAATGAGGAGGACAGATACAATAAAGACCGTGCGGCATTAAATTCAATTAAACAATTTACAAAGCCAAGTCAGTTACCATTATCTGATAAAGATTTTGATTACGGAGAAGAATTAACAGGTAACATTCGAATTGTTAAAGATGTTAAGCATGTAGAGAGTGGTTATTATTTAGTATTAGCTGTTCATAGTGATGTAGCGAAAAGAGACCAGTTTGTGCAACGTGCTATAGAAGCAGGACAAAAGAATATCGATTTCTTCTTCGATGTAAATACAAGTAAATATTATATATATAATGATAAGTATGATAGCATTGAAACAGCTAAAAGAGCATTAGATAATAAAGGACCTCAACCATATAACAGTAAAATGTCTATGGTAAAAATTGAAAATAACTAG
- a CDS encoding T9SS type B sorting domain-containing protein produces the protein MRNFTFIGFIVFFASVINFTYAQTISTPSLGFTQACASPSFNTYYTTFSFSADIAASGSNQFTIELSDANGSFANGQVILKTNAGQYNISPATVQFSLPSDTAGESYKIRVKSSSPSATSVGSVSFPAYYKIQDSPFTINNLIGTAAFCAGGSYLLTIDNPGTGDNDSPLKYPSLTFNWYRETSSTTSTLVGSGETFNVTSAGTYYCETNYGSCTSDSYSNRVTISEASSGTSSEISSSLGNPYCSAEGATTLSTINADAYQWFKDGKKIDGATSQTYVTDESGTYSVSIDLGQCSTTASITLETSGFTSSIDVDETNSIQEGEALTATVTTTANNPTFQWYLNNNLISGAAGNSYTAAETGDYKVVVTQTSGCAASEEFLFSLFVTEPFPDVSNIPNIISPNGDGINDTWTIPVEYTSGSNTEVIIMSAQGKVVHQTNNYLNNWPENQIDFNEINPVYYYIITTANNAVKKGSITVVK, from the coding sequence ATGAGGAACTTTACTTTTATAGGCTTTATCGTTTTTTTTGCAAGTGTAATTAACTTTACTTACGCTCAAACGATTAGTACACCAAGTTTGGGTTTTACTCAGGCCTGTGCGAGTCCCTCATTTAATACCTATTATACCACGTTTAGCTTTTCAGCTGATATCGCGGCGAGCGGTAGCAATCAATTCACTATCGAATTGTCTGATGCCAATGGTAGTTTTGCTAATGGACAAGTTATACTCAAAACAAATGCCGGACAGTATAATATTTCACCTGCAACAGTTCAGTTTTCATTACCATCAGATACGGCAGGAGAATCATACAAAATTAGAGTAAAAAGTAGTTCTCCATCAGCAACAAGTGTTGGTTCTGTGTCGTTTCCTGCTTATTATAAAATTCAGGATAGCCCTTTTACTATCAACAATTTAATTGGTACAGCAGCCTTTTGTGCCGGTGGTAGTTATTTATTAACGATTGATAATCCTGGTACTGGCGATAATGATTCTCCTTTAAAATATCCTTCTTTAACATTTAACTGGTATAGAGAAACTAGTTCAACAACCTCTACATTAGTTGGATCAGGCGAAACTTTTAATGTAACAAGCGCAGGAACGTATTATTGTGAAACGAATTATGGGTCATGTACTTCCGATTCCTATTCTAACCGAGTAACAATTTCTGAAGCTTCATCTGGAACGAGTTCTGAAATCAGTTCAAGTTTAGGAAATCCGTATTGTTCCGCCGAAGGCGCAACAACTTTAAGTACTATAAATGCTGATGCTTATCAGTGGTTTAAAGATGGAAAAAAGATTGACGGAGCAACCAGTCAGACTTATGTAACTGACGAATCTGGAACATATTCTGTGAGTATAGATTTGGGACAATGTTCTACCACGGCGTCTATTACATTAGAAACGTCTGGATTTACAAGTTCTATAGATGTTGATGAAACCAATTCCATTCAGGAAGGGGAAGCGTTAACCGCAACCGTAACTACTACCGCCAATAATCCAACATTTCAATGGTATTTAAATAATAATTTAATTTCTGGTGCAGCGGGTAACAGTTATACGGCTGCAGAAACTGGTGATTATAAAGTTGTTGTAACACAAACCAGTGGCTGTGCGGCTTCCGAAGAATTTTTATTTTCACTTTTTGTGACAGAACCTTTCCCGGATGTGTCTAATATCCCGAATATTATTAGTCCCAACGGCGATGGCATTAACGATACTTGGACTATACCTGTAGAGTATACGAGTGGGTCAAATACCGAAGTCATTATTATGAGTGCTCAGGGCAAGGTGGTTCATCAAACAAATAATTATTTAAATAACTGGCCTGAAAACCAGATAGATTTTAACGAAATAAATCCAGTGTACTATTACATTATAACTACGGCTAATAATGCCGTCAAAAAAGGTTCCATTACGGTAGTAAAATAA
- the dnaK gene encoding molecular chaperone DnaK, whose protein sequence is MSKIIGIDLGTTNSCVSVMEGNEPVVIPNAEGKRTTPSVIAFVEGGEIKVGDPAKRQAVTNPNKTVYSIKRFMGNKYSESQKEAERVPYTVVKGDNDTPRVDIDGRLYTPQELSAMILQKMKKTAEDYLGQDVSEAVITVPAYFNDSQRQATKEAGEIAGLKVRRIINEPTAAALAYGLDKKGTDQKIVVFDFGGGTHDVSILELGDGVFEVLSTDGDTHLGGDDVDEKIINWLADEFKAEEDMDLRKDAMSLQRLKEAAEKAKIELSSSAQTEINLPYITATATGPKHLVRTLTRAKFEQLIDDLVKRTIAPCESALKAAGLSKSDIDEVILVGGSTRIPAVQAAVEKFFGKAPSKGVNPDEVVSLGAGIQGGVLTGDVKDVLLLDVTPLSLGIETMGNVMTKLIEANTTIPTKKSQVFSTAADNQPSVEIHVLQGERAMAADNKTIGRFHLDGIPPAKRGTPQIEVTFDIDANGIIHVTATDKATNKTQDIRIEASSGLTEEEIQKMKQEAEANAEADKLAKEKAEKLNAADAMIFQTENQLKEFGDKLSDDKKKPIEDALEELKKAFETKDVAVIDPALEKINEAWKAASEEMYKAQAEAQQGGAQAGPDASQNGQAGEASDVEDVDFEEVK, encoded by the coding sequence ATGAGTAAAATTATTGGAATCGATTTAGGAACAACAAACTCTTGCGTTTCTGTAATGGAAGGTAACGAGCCGGTTGTAATCCCAAACGCAGAAGGTAAGCGTACTACACCATCAGTTATCGCTTTTGTTGAAGGAGGAGAAATTAAAGTTGGAGATCCTGCTAAACGTCAAGCAGTAACTAACCCAAACAAAACAGTTTATTCTATTAAACGTTTTATGGGTAATAAATATTCTGAATCACAAAAAGAAGCAGAACGCGTACCATATACAGTAGTAAAAGGAGATAACGATACACCACGTGTAGATATCGATGGTCGTTTATATACACCTCAGGAATTATCAGCTATGATTCTTCAAAAAATGAAGAAAACGGCTGAGGATTATTTAGGTCAAGATGTAAGTGAAGCAGTAATTACTGTGCCAGCTTACTTTAACGATTCTCAACGTCAGGCTACAAAAGAAGCTGGTGAGATTGCAGGTTTAAAAGTACGTCGTATTATTAACGAGCCTACAGCAGCAGCTTTAGCTTATGGTTTAGATAAAAAAGGTACTGACCAGAAAATCGTAGTATTCGACTTTGGTGGTGGTACACATGACGTTTCTATTCTTGAGTTAGGTGACGGTGTATTTGAAGTATTATCTACAGATGGAGATACGCACTTAGGTGGTGACGATGTAGATGAGAAAATCATTAACTGGTTAGCTGATGAGTTTAAAGCTGAAGAAGATATGGACTTACGTAAAGATGCAATGTCTTTACAACGTTTAAAAGAAGCTGCTGAAAAAGCTAAGATTGAATTATCATCTTCTGCTCAGACAGAAATCAACTTACCGTATATTACAGCTACGGCTACAGGACCTAAGCACTTAGTACGTACGTTAACTCGTGCTAAATTCGAGCAATTAATCGACGATTTAGTAAAACGTACTATCGCGCCATGTGAGTCTGCATTAAAAGCTGCTGGTTTAAGTAAAAGTGATATTGATGAAGTTATCTTGGTAGGAGGTTCAACTCGTATTCCTGCAGTACAAGCGGCTGTTGAGAAATTCTTTGGTAAAGCACCAAGTAAAGGAGTTAACCCAGACGAGGTAGTATCTTTAGGAGCAGGTATCCAGGGGGGTGTATTAACAGGAGATGTTAAAGATGTATTATTATTAGACGTAACCCCATTATCATTAGGTATCGAAACTATGGGTAATGTTATGACTAAGCTTATCGAAGCTAATACAACAATCCCTACTAAAAAATCACAGGTATTCTCTACAGCGGCAGATAACCAGCCATCGGTAGAAATCCATGTGTTACAAGGTGAGCGTGCTATGGCGGCTGATAACAAAACTATCGGACGTTTCCATTTAGATGGTATTCCGCCGGCAAAAAGAGGAACACCTCAAATTGAAGTAACTTTCGATATCGATGCAAACGGTATTATTCATGTTACAGCAACAGATAAAGCAACAAACAAAACTCAGGATATCCGTATCGAGGCATCTTCAGGATTAACAGAAGAAGAAATCCAAAAGATGAAACAAGAGGCTGAGGCTAATGCTGAAGCTGATAAATTAGCAAAAGAAAAAGCTGAAAAATTAAACGCTGCTGATGCTATGATTTTCCAAACAGAAAATCAGCTTAAAGAGTTTGGTGATAAATTATCAGATGATAAGAAAAAGCCAATTGAAGATGCGTTAGAAGAATTGAAAAAAGCTTTCGAAACTAAAGATGTTGCGGTTATTGATCCTGCTTTAGAAAAAATTAATGAAGCATGGAAAGCAGCTAGTGAAGAAATGTACAAAGCACAAGCTGAAGCTCAGCAAGGTGGTGCGCAAGCAGGACCTGATGCAAGTCAAAACGGACAAGCTGGAGAAGCAAGCGATGTAGAAGATGTTGATTTCGAAGAAGTGAAATAA